Genomic DNA from Candidatus Paceibacterota bacterium:
ATCATTAGCAATGCCGGATTTCTGCCCGCCTAAAGCAAAAGCTGCTCGCACCATTACTGGAAAACCAATTCTTCCCGCAATGTTTTTTGCCTCCTTGAGATTTACGGCAGTACCAGAAGGCGGAACAGGAATATTCATATTTCTCAAATGTTTCGCGAATTTTTCTCTGTCTTCTGTCAGCTCAATAGATGAAGTCGGCGTACCTAAAACTCTTACTTTGTATTTTTCAAAAACACCCTTTTTCTCCAAAGCTAATCCGCAGTTGAGTGCTGTCTGTCCGCCGAAGGAAAGCATAATTCCATCAGGCCGTTCTTTTTCAATCACTTTCTCCACGAAATAATCATCAACCGGCAAAAAATAAACTTCATCTGCTAAAGTTTTAGAAGTTTGGAAGGTGGCAATATTCGGATTGACTAAAATAACCTTGATTTTTTCTTCTTTCAGAGCCTTAATTGCCTGACTACCAGAATAATCAAATTCACCCGCTTCGCCTATTTTTAGCGCGCCGCTTCCGAGCACCAATACTTTTTTCATTAATTTTACTTTTTTGTTTTTCATTAATTTTACTTTGCTATTTTTTATGATTTTTTATTTTTGATTTTATGACTCCAGCTTTTTCTAAAAAGAAATCAAATATCCAATCAGTATCAAGCGGTCCGGGAGAACTCTCTGGATGAAATTGCACAGACATAAAAGGCAAACTCTCGTGAATAATCCCTTCATTGGTGTTGTCATTAGCATTATAAAACCATTCCTTGAATCCTTTGGGAATTTTTTTAACTGCAAAACCATGATTTTGGGTCGTTAAATAACACTTATTTGTTCCCTGTTCCACCACAGGTTGATTTTGACTACGATGGCCGAATTTCATCTTGTAGGTAGTTCCGCCCAAAGCCAGCGTCAAAATCTGATTTCCTAAACAAATACCAAATGTAGGGATTTTTTGAGCAATAATTTTTTTGACATTGTTTATAGTAGTTTTTACTTTTTTAGGGTCTCCAGGACCGTTAGAAATAATTACCGCATCCAAGGGAAATTTCAGTTTCGTAATATCAGTATCCCAAGGAACAACCACCACTTTAAATTTGCGCGCTATCAGTCTTCTAATAATATTTTGTTTTTGTCCGCAATCTATCAGTACAATAGTTTTTTCTCCGGTGCCAAACGATAAAATTTCTTTTGTACTAACTTCAGAAACTAAATTATTTAAATTGGTATCATTAAAAGAAATATCTTTTCCTGCTAGAACTATCTTTCCCAAGGAAACCCCTTCATCTCGTAATTTTTGCGTCAACTTTCTCGTGTCTTTAATTTCAATTAACGGAACTCCTTCTTTTTTAAACCATTCTCCTAATGTCATTCGCATTGCGTGATGCGATGGAGTATCTATATAATTACAGACAACCAAACCAGAAACTTGAATTTTTTCCGATTCCCAAAATCCTTTTTTAGGAACACCATAATTTCCGATAATTGGATATGTCAAAACCAAAATTTGCCCCTTAAACGAGGGGTCGGTCAGCGCTTCTGGATACCCCACCATACCTGTAGCAAAAACAACCTCTCCAGAAATGGATTCGTCTCCTCCAAAACTTTCACCAATAAATTCGGAGCCGTCTTTAAATATTAATTTTGCAGTTTTACTGTTTTTATTTGGCATAAATTTTACCTTTTATTATTGTCATCGCCACACTGCCTGGAAAAGTAATTCCTTCAAAAGGCGACCACCCGCATTTTGTTTTCAATTTATCTTTAGTAATGGTAATTTGTTTATTTAAATTGAGAATTGTCAGCGACCCCACATACCCCTTTTCTATTTTTCCGTATTTATCTGAAATAAAATTATTTATAAAATTCGCAGGATTATAACTGCAAACTCTTTCAATCTCTTTTGCTGTGAAATTATGTTCTTGCATCAACCAAGCAGTAAACGGGCCATAAGTATCCAAGTGCGTTAGCCCAGAAATTCCTTTTCCTTTTTCCTCTATAGTATGAGGGGCATGATCAGTCGCCAAATAATCTATGTCGCCGTTTTTCAAAAATGCTATGAGCCCTAGGCGATTTTCTTTGCTTTGGCGAATCGGTGGATTAACCTGCAACATATTTGTTTCGTCCCTGTCCGCCAAAGCTTTAGCGTCGGCGGAAAAATACAAATGATGCGGAGTGACTTCTACTGTCACATTTATTCCACGTTTTTTTGCATCTATAATTTTATTTATTCCGAGAACTGTAGAACAGTGGCAAATTTTTCCTACAAGATTATATTTCTCAATGAGTTTTAAAGCAAAATCTACGGCAGAAATCTCAGCTTCAGGCGGACGTTTTGCTTCGTGGGTATTTTTATTTGCATTTTCTTCTAGAATTTTTGGGTCTTCGCAATGAAAACTCACACATTGATTTTCGTATTTTTCCAATGCTTTTTCCAATTCTTCATTTGAAGTAAAAAACAAATCTCCCACTGACGGACCCATAAAAGCTTTGTAAGGAACTTTTTTAGCCTCGCCTGTATGGCTATGGCCGAGGGAAAGAGGTTTTGTATTAGGACCAATACCGGCATAAAGCACCACAGTGATGGAAGATTTTTTCGCTAAATTATTCTTCTTTTCAAAACTATCGTCATCTACTGGTGGCACTGGATTATTTGGCATCTCTCCTATCGCTACTACTCCGCCATTTATGGCGGCCTCTCCCGCAGTAACAAAATCTTCTTTATAATCTTGTTTATGGCTCGCATCTTCCCGTGCATGCACATGCAGATCTATGAAACCAGGGAAAATAATTTCATCTTTTAAAACAACGTCGGCTATTCCCGAAGGTTCTGTGATGTTTGAAATTAATCCAGTTTGAGTGTCTATTTCGATACGTTTTTTTTCTCCAATATTTGCGATAATTCCTTCGACGCTAAGCATAAATTTTGGACAAAAAAATAACCCCTACTGGGGCTTTTATAATAGAAACAGAAATATTATGGACGTCGTTCGGAAAAATATTTGATTTGCTTTCTAGTTGATACATTAGAGGAGATAGTAGCATTTCTGAGAACATATGCAAGCCTAGCCAAAAGTGGAAAACTTTTTAGAAAACTTTGTATTTCCTGATCTCATCTCGGAGTTTTTGCGCTTCAATTTTTGGATTTTTAGAAAACATAATGCCTCGAGAAGAATTTATGATAAGCCCCAAGCCTTTGCTATTTAATCCAGCTTTCAAGGTAGCTTTTAAGTCTCCGCCTTGAGCTCCAATACCAGGTACCAAGAATGTCATATCGCCAGCAATTTCGCGAATCTTTTTCATTTCTTTAGGATAAGTTGCACCAACGACAAGCATGCAATTTTTGTTTTTATTCCATTCATTTGATACTTTCTCTGCCACAACCTGCCAAAGTGGCCGACCTGCCAGGTTGACCATTTTATCTTTAACTTCTAGGTCTTGAAAATCTCTTGCTCCAGGATTTGAAGTGCGACAAAGTAAAATCACTCCTTTATCTTTTCTATCCAAAATTGGTTTTACGGCTTCATATCCTAAATATGGGTACACAGTAAAAGCATCAAAGCCAAGCCAATCGAAAATAGATTGCACATATCCATTATTTGTATTCCCAATATCCCCTCTTTTGGCATCTAATATCGTAAAAATGTCCGGATGATTTTTAATCAAATAATCCATTGTCATTTTTAATTCTCTTATTCCTTTATCTCCCCGAGCTTCATAAAAGGCGCTATTGGGCTTATAAGCAGCCGCATATTCGTGCGTTTCTTCTATAATCCATTTATTAAATTCAAATTGCGGGAATTTATTTTTCAAAAATCTTTTTGGAATTTTTGCAAAATCCGTGTCCAACCCGACACACAAAAGTGAATCTATCTTTTTAGCTCTTTTATTGTATTTATCGATAATCATTATATTGCTTGTTATCACTTTTACACGGTCGTCAATTTTGATAATATTATTTTTTGGATTCTAAAAATTTCTTACCATGCCCGACTTTTGTATTTATTGGAACTCCGGCCTTGCAAAATGGGCAATCTTTCTCGTCATAAGTTTTTGCTGGGATTTCGCACAGCCATAAAAAAGGAATGCCTAAGGTTTTACTATTTATTTTTTCTGGAATTCTGTTTGCGATAACTCCCATCGCAACAATATTTCCTCCAAAGTTTCGAACAACTTCCAACATTTTATTTACAGAAAAACCAGTAGCGACAGTATCATCAATAATTAAAACTTTTTTATTTTTAATTAAATTATCATAACCTCTCTTAAATACCATTGGTCCTTCGTCAGTTTTTTCTGCATATGCGCTCAAAATTTCTTTCCCTTTTAAATTAGATAAATGATAAGCAACCAAATGGCCTAAAATTACTCCGCCTGCCACGGGAGCAGCCACTACCTCCACATCCAAATCTTTGCACATTTCGGCTAGTCTTTTTGTTATCTCAAATGTTTCCTTCGGGTGAGGTAGTAAATTATCTTTATTCACATATATTTCCATATGTCTGCCAGAAGTACCGACAAGATGACTATCTGTAATTACGGCTCCGACGCTTTTTAAAATATCAATTGTATCTTGCATATTTTTTATTCTAACCCTCCTTCGCTAAAAAAGCTACGGGCGGGCAAGCCTTTCTTTTATCTCTTGCGCAAGATATGGGTTCCACATTGCGCCCGTCGCCGACATCACGATATCCGCGCCCGCTTTTTGATATTCAAAAAAATCATCCGGAGTGGTCACCCCGCCGACGCCGATAATAGTAAATTTATATCTCATCTTTTCTCGCAACTTTTTTAACCTTTTAACCATATCCAACCCAGCCCATTTAATGGCGTGACCACAAACTCCGCTTCTTAGCCTTCCTTCTCCAGGAAGCGCTTGCTCCCCTTTTTCATTCACAATTTCTGCTGGAATGGTGTTTATGGCAGAAATACCATCCACCATGCCCCCAACCTCCTGCACTAAATTTCTTAAAGCTTCTTCGTCTTCAAAATAAGCAATTTTAATAATTAAAGGAATTTCTGCGATAACTTCTTTTATAGCCTCGACTACTTTTACGCTTCGCTCTGTATCGTAACAAAGCAAATTGTTCGAGCCTTCATTTGGACAACTTAAATTTACCTCCATCACTTTCACCCCGACATCTTTAAGAAGTTTAGCTGTGATCCGATAATCATTTATATATTCTTCAGCATTCTGCCCTGCCTTTTTTGTTCCTTGAAAACTGCCCACAACAATCTGGCCAGGTTTTATATTATTTAATAAATTTTTCAAATCTTTTTGCCAACATTCTGGATCATATGAAGGTACACCAAAAGAGTTTGTAATAGAGAGAGGCTCATTATAATTTTTATCTGCCACTAATTTATCTTGTGCTTTTTCTAAAGTTAAATCCCCATCTATTTTTATAGACACAACATTCGGCCAAGAATGACAGGGATATTTCTCACTGCGGACCGTTTTATAAGTGACAATGTCAAAACCTTTATCTAAAGCCGCTTGCGCAAACTTTCCATTTAAAAGCGGTCCGGCAGGAATTCCAAAAGGTGAATTTACTTTAAAACCCAGAAAGTCATATTTGGGCTCGCCTTTATTTTCAACAATTTTTCCATCAGCAAAGGCTCCAAAGGGTCCTTTTTCATAGTTTTCTTCGTAAGATTTTTCAGGGTCGTAGAATGGGGTAAGAAGCATATCTTGATTCTAATATAAAACAAGTGTATTATCAAAGGATGTTAATCCCTACCGTTATAGAAAAATCACAATTTGGAGAAAGGGCTTATGATATATATTCTCGTCTTTTACGCGAAAGAATTGTTTTTTTGGCAGGGCCAATTGATGACAATGTGGCAAATATTGTGATTGCTCAGCTCCTATTTCTCGAATCCGAAGACGCCAAAAAAGATATTTTCCTTTACATAAACTCTCCAGGTGGATCAGTCACTTCCACCATGGCTATCGTGGACACGATGAATCATGTACGTCCGGATATTTCCACTTTTTGTGTCGGACTCGCCGCTTCGGGCGCAGCCATAGTTCTATCAGCGGGGAAAAAAGGCAAGCGTTTTATTTTACCGAATGCCGAAGTCATGATTCATCAGCCGATGGGCGGAGTGGAAGGCCAAGCGACAGACATAGCTATCACCGCCAAACACATTTTGAAGACAAGAGACAATCTAAATAAACTTTTGGCAAAAAATACCGGAAAGTCTCTCGCTCAAATAGAAAAAGACGTGGAACGCGATTTCTTTATGGATGCCGATGAAGCCAAAAAATACGGCATCATTGACGAGATAATCACAAAATCAAAAATTCAAGAGAAAAATCCAGAGAAAAGTTCAGAGAAAAAATCTTAAATTATTTTGAGCATTCCTCCAATGTTTCCAGCCATAATATATTCGGCAACTTTGTTTTCCACTATCTCCTCCATGGCGCGCTTGATCGGGCGGGCGCCAAATTCTGGATCAAAACCAGCGCTTGATATTTTCTCTATTAAAGCATCAGTGATTTCTAATCGTATTTTTTTATCTGCAAAAAGCCTCTCAGAAAATTCATTCAAGAGCAAGGTTGTTATTTTTCTAACTTGGCTCTGATCCAATGGTTTGAAAAGCACTACGTCATTAAATCGATTTAAAAACTCAGGGGCAAATATCCCTTTTTGAATTAAGCTATTTATTAACGTCTTTTTTTCAATTTGTGGATTAGCGATGATGTCAACACTCCCAGCATTAGAAGTCGCGATTATTATCGCTTCCTTGAAAGAAGCCTCTCTTCCGGAACTGCGAGTTAAGCGTCCTTCATCCAAAACTTGCAAAAGCAGATTGCGAATCAAGACATTTGATTTCTCCAACTCGTCAAAAAATACCAAGGAAAGCGGAGCTTCTTCTATAGCGCTCGCAAGCCTTTCGGTAAAAGGCGTCACAGAATCAGCTAGAGAAAATTCACTCATATCAAAACGAATCATGGCATTCTTTCTTCCAAAATAACTTTCGGCTAAAATCTTGGCTGTATAAGTTTTTCCTACGCCAGTCGGACCTAAAAACAAAAAACTTCCAGCAGGCTTGGAATGGTCCGCGATACCCGTGCGCAAGCGCTTTAAGGCCTCGGTCACATCTTTCACCGCCTCATCCTGCCCCACTATCTTCGCTCGCATTTGTGTTTGCAAGTTCGACAATATCTCAATCTCGTTCCCACTCATGTCTCCTATCGGAATATTTGTTTTGTCAGACACTATTTGTCTTACGTCGGAAATAGCTATCTTTTTAGGAAGTGCTTGAAGCTCCTCCAGAATAGAAAGGGATTTAGTCGGCTCAGCCTGATTGCCGATCAATCGTTCTGCCAAACGAACTATCTCGAATAATGCGTCTTGTTCTATAGAGATCTTTAATTGCCTCGCGTGACTCATGAGGATGGCGACGGTCTCCTCTTTGTTTGGTTCTAAAACATCCACTTTTTCAAATCTCGAAAGAAATTCCGGATATTTTTTTAATACCTGATCATAATTTGAGAAATCTGTCGTCGTGATGATTCCCAAAGATGAAGATTGCAAATAAGGCATCAACCGTTCAAATAAATTTTCATAGGCGTGAATATTCTCAATAACGATTATGACATTGCCCGCTCTCGCCGCTTCTTCTAAACATTTATCAAAATCTTGCAAACTAATTCCTTCCGCTTGCAATTCCACTACTCGGTGATGAAGAATACCAGGAAAAGAAAGTCCTGATTTTCCTAAATGCCCTAAATATGAAATCAAGGTAGACTTGCCTACCCCGGGATCTCCCACCAACAGAACATTGTGGCTATTGCTTTTAGAAAGTCCGCGTTCAACCATTCGAAGTGTTTTTTCTCTGCCATAAATACCTTGAGAAGGAGACACCGCTACATCTCGGCTGTGCTTGCTGAGAGTATAAGTCTCTCCATAAGAAAGCGAGGAACCAAAACTGTCTAAATTTTGCAAATATTCTTTGCTAATTTTTATTGGTAAAAGAAAAAAAATAGGAAAGGTTAAAATTACAACAAAAGTAAAAATTAATCCGATAATTATTAAAATTACCCGAGCTACAAAACCTAAAATTCTAGAAAAAATATAAAAAACAAATTTCTCAAGTATTCCTGCATGGTCGCCCGCATCTTTATCCATTTTCCATGGAGAAAAGAGTGTGTTAAAAAGAAGCGGAATCGAAAAAGCATTAAAAGCATATATCACAAGATTTTTCCAAGACTGGATTCCAGATTGCATCCTAACATTCTAACACAAATGGATCACGTTAGAGATAGAGGGTCGCTGCGATCCCTCGCGATCTCTAACGTGATGGACAAAATATGGACAGTCTGTTATACTTAATGTGTTGAATTTTAAAAATTTATTTTGTTTAATTTATAGTTGGTTCACAAGAATATCCATATATTATGAAGTTTTTAAAGAAAAAATTCCCACGCTCAAGCGGGGCAAGGCAGATTCTTATTAAGGTTTTTTCCAGTTTTCCAGCAAGAAACTAAAACCAAAAATATAATGGTTTTTTCTTGTAAGCTCGCTCAAAGCTTATGAGTACAACAATAATAATTCTAATAGGAGCCCTGATACTCCTGTTGGGTGTGGGCGTGGGATACTATCTTCGTCTAATCATCGCCTTAGGAAAAAGAAGGTCTATTGAAATAGATATAAAACAGATGATGGTCGGCGCAAAAGAAGAAGCGCAGAAAATCACCGAAGAAGCAAAAAAGAAGTCTGAGGAACAACTGGCATATCTGAAAGAAGAAGAAAAAAAGAAAGAAATTGAATTTAAAGAGACAGAAAAAAGACTCATCAAAAAAGACGAGTTTTTGGATGCGCGACAAGTCGAGGTAAATAAAGAAGTGGAAAATATCAAAGTGAAGGTGGAAGAAATAAAAAAAATTCAAGAAAAAGTATTGAAAATAGAAGCAGAAAAAATAGTAGAACTGGAAAGAGTGGCAAAATTAACCGAAATTGAGGCTAAAGATGAACTTTTAAAAGATGTTGAAAAAAAATATGAAGAAGATATTTTAGTTAGAATCCAAAAACTAGAGAATAGTAATGAGGAAAAGTTGGACCGAAGAGCCAAAGACATCTTGGCAACTTCTATCCAGCGCCTGTCTTCTAGTACTGCCTCTGAATTGATGACAACCGTAGTTACCATTCCAAACAACGAAATCAAGGGTAAAATAATCGGAAAAGAGGGTAGGAATATACGGGCATTTGAAAGAGCCTCCGGAGTTGAGCTTATTGTAGACGATACGCCTGGCTCAATAGTCATTTCTTCATTTGATCCAATCAGAAGACAAGTCGCCCGACTTGCTTTAGAAAATCTGATACTAGATGGACGCATTCAACCGGCTAAAATCGAAGAATTGGTAGAAAAGGCAAAAGAAGAAATAAATAAAATCATAAAAGAAAAAGGAGAACAGGCGGTTTATGAATGCGGTATATTTAATTTTGATCCACGCATCATCGCAATTATTGGCCGACTATATTTCCGTACAAGTTACGGACAAAACGTTCTTCAGCACTCTATCGAAATGGCACATATCGCTGGAATGCTCGCAGAAGAATTGGGAGCAGATGTAGCCATCGCCAAAGCCGGAGCCTTGGTGCACGACATCGGTAAAGCCTTGGATCACGAAGTACAAGGAACGCATGTCGAAATAGGTATGCGTATTTTGCAAAAATTCGGAGCAGATGAACGCATTATTACTGCGATGAAAAGTCATCACGAAGATTATCCTTATGAAACTATTGAATCCATCATTGTGCAAACAGCAGACTCTATCTCTGGCGGACGTCCCGGCGCGCGCCGTGATTCAGTGGAAAATTATCTAAAGAGACTTCAAGAACTAGAAGCATTAGTAAATGCTTTTCCAGCGGTTGAAAAATCATATGCTTTGCAAGCTGGACGAGAAATCCGCATCTTTGTAACACCGGAAAAGATTTCTGATGCTGAAGCAAAACTTATGGCACGAGATATTGCTATAAAAATAGAACAAGAACTCAAATATCCGGGAGAAATCAAAGTCACAATGATTCGCGAAACACGAATTATTGAGTACGCTCGCTAAAAATTCTTAGAAATATAACTTTTGAAGGGGTTTCGAGCGCGACGGCGCGAGAACTTCAGGATTTTTTTCACCAGAAAAAAATCCGTACCGAAAAAAGTTTATATTTTAAGAATTTTGTGAAACAACATAAATACTTGCCTAAAAAAACCCTTGATATATAATGTAGGGGTATTAAAAATATAGGTTAAATGGCCCTCCAAAGGCGGGCAAGGTCGAAATATTACAAATATCATCTTAAAAAATATATGAATAAACAAGCATTAGCTGAATTAGTACATGGAAAGCTTGGCGGTACAAAAGTACAAGCTGAGGAAATAGTTGATTCAATATTTGATGCTATCATCGGAACCTTAAAAAAGGGAGGTGAAGTTTCAATTGCTGGCTTTGGAATCTTTTCCGTAAAGTCACGCGCAGCCCGCATGGCTCGCAATCCAAAAACTGGAGAGCAAGTAAAAGTGGCTGCAAAGAAAGTTCCAAAATTCCGACCCGCAAAAGGTTTGAAAGATACTATTGCCTAAATTCCTGCCCGCCTCCGGCGGGTTCTCTCGAGAGAACTGGAAACAAAAAACACCCAATGGGTGTTTTTTGTTTTAGTAATAACTATTTTGTATACGGAGACGGAACTGAATCATCATTTTCATCTCTATCTCCAAAACCTACTTTACCCACGCCGTCTTTTTCAGCCTCAGCAAAAGCCTTCATTAAACCTTCCATGTCGTTAGCTTCTCCATTTTTCATCGCCCTGCAAACAGCACAATCATCACAATCCTCCCAATCATCTTTTTTGTTATTGTTTTTCATATAATTACTAATATTATAAATTTTTAGTTTCCTTAACTTTGACTTCAGCAACCTCTTTAATTTTTTTAATAATTTTTTCTCTATAATTTTTTCCTACAAGATCAAAAACAGCGAGTAAATCTTTATATGTGTTTTTTCCACCAAGAAAATCCCAATATTCTTCTCCTATAAGAAAATCATTTTGATAATCCATCATATTTTGAACTGTAAAACGTGTATAGGGTTCTGGAGCATACGGATTATAAGGAAAAGCTAAAAATACTTTTACCGGTTTTCTTTTTCTGGCTATCCATTCCAACAATTTTGTCTTTGACTTCGTAAAAACATCAATATTAGGCTTCACTGTCTTTATTTCAAAATAAAACTCTTGTCCACTTCTTAACATATAAAAATCAACTATATTCCCCTCTTTTTGGTATTTACCATTATTAGAAGAAGCTTTTAACACTTCCCTTATTTCTTGCTTAATATTAGCCTTTCTCTCTTTATTCCTAAGCTCTGTAATAATAGTTGAAATAATAGATTTTTGATCTTTTGAAAGTACTCCTCCCATACCATAATTTCTAAAGCATTCCTTGGCTGTATTTTTTGCAATAATCACTGAAACATCTTCATATATAGACATACCTAGAGTCGTGGCTATTGAATGTACGAAGGAATAAGCAGCAACTTTTTCACTATCTTGAATTAGGCGGGATAAAAATGGCATAGATGTACTTTCTCTAGCGTATTTCTTTAATTTATTATCTATCTTTTTTTCTAATAAATGTTGTATTTCTTGTTTTTGTTCTTTAGATAAAGCCATAAATTTAAATTGATTTAAAATGAAAAATAATTTCTGAATACGGATTTCGATCACGTTCCGTACGGTTTAATACTGGTCTCTTAAATTGATTTACTATCTTCATACCTGATTTTTTGGCAATTTCTGGATAAAGATTATATTTATCATTTGCTACAAGAAAAATATCAAAATTATCTTTAAGATATTTTTTACAATTATTTAACACAGCTGAAATTCCTTCTACGTAAGATTTGCGGGCTTCTATCCCTTGCCCCTTAAAAAGCGGACCTATTTCTAAATTATCTTTACGTTTAAATCCAAGTAAATCATATGCGTAAGCATGTTGTTCGTGGTAATCAATTTGACCAACGTAAGGTGGTGAGCAAAATATTCCTGCTATTTTTTGCTTTTTTAGAATTTTTGAAAATTCTGGATTATTTTTTTCTACTTTTT
This window encodes:
- the carA gene encoding glutamine-hydrolyzing carbamoyl-phosphate synthase small subunit, with the translated sequence MPNKNSKTAKLIFKDGSEFIGESFGGDESISGEVVFATGMVGYPEALTDPSFKGQILVLTYPIIGNYGVPKKGFWESEKIQVSGLVVCNYIDTPSHHAMRMTLGEWFKKEGVPLIEIKDTRKLTQKLRDEGVSLGKIVLAGKDISFNDTNLNNLVSEVSTKEILSFGTGEKTIVLIDCGQKQNIIRRLIARKFKVVVVPWDTDITKLKFPLDAVIISNGPGDPKKVKTTINNVKKIIAQKIPTFGICLGNQILTLALGGTTYKMKFGHRSQNQPVVEQGTNKCYLTTQNHGFAVKKIPKGFKEWFYNANDNTNEGIIHESLPFMSVQFHPESSPGPLDTDWIFDFFLEKAGVIKSKIKNHKK
- a CDS encoding amidohydrolase family protein; its protein translation is MLSVEGIIANIGEKKRIEIDTQTGLISNITEPSGIADVVLKDEIIFPGFIDLHVHAREDASHKQDYKEDFVTAGEAAINGGVVAIGEMPNNPVPPVDDDSFEKKNNLAKKSSITVVLYAGIGPNTKPLSLGHSHTGEAKKVPYKAFMGPSVGDLFFTSNEELEKALEKYENQCVSFHCEDPKILEENANKNTHEAKRPPEAEISAVDFALKLIEKYNLVGKICHCSTVLGINKIIDAKKRGINVTVEVTPHHLYFSADAKALADRDETNMLQVNPPIRQSKENRLGLIAFLKNGDIDYLATDHAPHTIEEKGKGISGLTHLDTYGPFTAWLMQEHNFTAKEIERVCSYNPANFINNFISDKYGKIEKGYVGSLTILNLNKQITITKDKLKTKCGWSPFEGITFPGSVAMTIIKGKIYAK
- the pyrF gene encoding orotidine-5'-phosphate decarboxylase, with protein sequence MIIDKYNKRAKKIDSLLCVGLDTDFAKIPKRFLKNKFPQFEFNKWIIEETHEYAAAYKPNSAFYEARGDKGIRELKMTMDYLIKNHPDIFTILDAKRGDIGNTNNGYVQSIFDWLGFDAFTVYPYLGYEAVKPILDRKDKGVILLCRTSNPGARDFQDLEVKDKMVNLAGRPLWQVVAEKVSNEWNKNKNCMLVVGATYPKEMKKIREIAGDMTFLVPGIGAQGGDLKATLKAGLNSKGLGLIINSSRGIMFSKNPKIEAQKLRDEIRKYKVF
- a CDS encoding phosphoribosyltransferase family protein: MQDTIDILKSVGAVITDSHLVGTSGRHMEIYVNKDNLLPHPKETFEITKRLAEMCKDLDVEVVAAPVAGGVILGHLVAYHLSNLKGKEILSAYAEKTDEGPMVFKRGYDNLIKNKKVLIIDDTVATGFSVNKMLEVVRNFGGNIVAMGVIANRIPEKINSKTLGIPFLWLCEIPAKTYDEKDCPFCKAGVPINTKVGHGKKFLESKK
- a CDS encoding dihydroorotate oxidase, which produces MLLTPFYDPEKSYEENYEKGPFGAFADGKIVENKGEPKYDFLGFKVNSPFGIPAGPLLNGKFAQAALDKGFDIVTYKTVRSEKYPCHSWPNVVSIKIDGDLTLEKAQDKLVADKNYNEPLSITNSFGVPSYDPECWQKDLKNLLNNIKPGQIVVGSFQGTKKAGQNAEEYINDYRITAKLLKDVGVKVMEVNLSCPNEGSNNLLCYDTERSVKVVEAIKEVIAEIPLIIKIAYFEDEEALRNLVQEVGGMVDGISAINTIPAEIVNEKGEQALPGEGRLRSGVCGHAIKWAGLDMVKRLKKLREKMRYKFTIIGVGGVTTPDDFFEYQKAGADIVMSATGAMWNPYLAQEIKERLARP
- a CDS encoding ATP-dependent Clp protease proteolytic subunit, with product MLIPTVIEKSQFGERAYDIYSRLLRERIVFLAGPIDDNVANIVIAQLLFLESEDAKKDIFLYINSPGGSVTSTMAIVDTMNHVRPDISTFCVGLAASGAAIVLSAGKKGKRFILPNAEVMIHQPMGGVEGQATDIAITAKHILKTRDNLNKLLAKNTGKSLAQIEKDVERDFFMDADEAKKYGIIDEIITKSKIQEKNPEKSSEKKS
- a CDS encoding AAA family ATPase, producing the protein MQSGIQSWKNLVIYAFNAFSIPLLFNTLFSPWKMDKDAGDHAGILEKFVFYIFSRILGFVARVILIIIGLIFTFVVILTFPIFFLLPIKISKEYLQNLDSFGSSLSYGETYTLSKHSRDVAVSPSQGIYGREKTLRMVERGLSKSNSHNVLLVGDPGVGKSTLISYLGHLGKSGLSFPGILHHRVVELQAEGISLQDFDKCLEEAARAGNVIIVIENIHAYENLFERLMPYLQSSSLGIITTTDFSNYDQVLKKYPEFLSRFEKVDVLEPNKEETVAILMSHARQLKISIEQDALFEIVRLAERLIGNQAEPTKSLSILEELQALPKKIAISDVRQIVSDKTNIPIGDMSGNEIEILSNLQTQMRAKIVGQDEAVKDVTEALKRLRTGIADHSKPAGSFLFLGPTGVGKTYTAKILAESYFGRKNAMIRFDMSEFSLADSVTPFTERLASAIEEAPLSLVFFDELEKSNVLIRNLLLQVLDEGRLTRSSGREASFKEAIIIATSNAGSVDIIANPQIEKKTLINSLIQKGIFAPEFLNRFNDVVLFKPLDQSQVRKITTLLLNEFSERLFADKKIRLEITDALIEKISSAGFDPEFGARPIKRAMEEIVENKVAEYIMAGNIGGMLKII
- the rny gene encoding ribonuclease Y, giving the protein MSTTIIILIGALILLLGVGVGYYLRLIIALGKRRSIEIDIKQMMVGAKEEAQKITEEAKKKSEEQLAYLKEEEKKKEIEFKETEKRLIKKDEFLDARQVEVNKEVENIKVKVEEIKKIQEKVLKIEAEKIVELERVAKLTEIEAKDELLKDVEKKYEEDILVRIQKLENSNEEKLDRRAKDILATSIQRLSSSTASELMTTVVTIPNNEIKGKIIGKEGRNIRAFERASGVELIVDDTPGSIVISSFDPIRRQVARLALENLILDGRIQPAKIEELVEKAKEEINKIIKEKGEQAVYECGIFNFDPRIIAIIGRLYFRTSYGQNVLQHSIEMAHIAGMLAEELGADVAIAKAGALVHDIGKALDHEVQGTHVEIGMRILQKFGADERIITAMKSHHEDYPYETIESIIVQTADSISGGRPGARRDSVENYLKRLQELEALVNAFPAVEKSYALQAGREIRIFVTPEKISDAEAKLMARDIAIKIEQELKYPGEIKVTMIRETRIIEYAR
- a CDS encoding HU family DNA-binding protein; amino-acid sequence: MALQRRARSKYYKYHLKKYMNKQALAELVHGKLGGTKVQAEEIVDSIFDAIIGTLKKGGEVSIAGFGIFSVKSRAARMARNPKTGEQVKVAAKKVPKFRPAKGLKDTIA